One window of the Rufibacter radiotolerans genome contains the following:
- a CDS encoding NADH-quinone oxidoreductase subunit J family protein — MLSLPTLLFYLFAALAVGAGLWLVFSKNLLHMAFALLLCLLAVAAIYVLLFADFVAVTQLMIYVGGVLVLIVFGLMLSSSTEGDFLLSGNANTVWAAAVVIGVVAGLGGLLLKTASAFPAADQPSGLAQTAATGKFTTLYTVGQELVLRYVLPFEIASVLLLVALVGAAAITKQTARK, encoded by the coding sequence ATGCTTTCACTGCCTACTCTGCTCTTTTACCTGTTTGCCGCGCTGGCGGTAGGGGCAGGGCTGTGGCTGGTGTTCAGTAAGAACCTGCTGCACATGGCATTCGCGCTGCTGCTTTGCCTGTTGGCGGTGGCGGCCATTTACGTGCTGCTCTTCGCCGATTTTGTGGCCGTGACGCAGTTGATGATTTACGTAGGCGGGGTACTGGTATTGATTGTGTTCGGGTTGATGCTTAGTTCCTCCACAGAAGGTGATTTCCTGCTGTCCGGCAACGCCAACACCGTCTGGGCCGCCGCCGTGGTCATAGGCGTAGTGGCCGGCCTGGGCGGACTGTTACTGAAAACGGCCAGTGCTTTTCCTGCTGCAGATCAACCCTCGGGGTTGGCCCAGACAGCCGCTACCGGTAAGTTTACCACTTTGTATACCGTTGGCCAGGAACTGGTGCTGCGGTACGTGCTGCCTTTTGAGATTGCCTCTGTTTTACTGCTGGTTGCTCTGGTAGGCGCGGCTGCCATTACCAAACAAACCGCCCGTAAATGA
- the nuoK gene encoding NADH-quinone oxidoreductase subunit NuoK produces the protein MMEAPLLHVLLLAAILFGLGVAVVLTKRHAIAVLMGIELIFNAANLNLVAFSRHDPNLIQGQVFALFVMLIAAVEAAVALAIVLQAFKWFRTARLENINQLKG, from the coding sequence ATGATGGAAGCCCCGCTGTTACATGTGCTCTTGCTGGCGGCCATTCTGTTTGGTCTGGGTGTGGCAGTGGTGTTGACCAAGCGGCACGCTATAGCGGTCCTCATGGGCATAGAACTCATCTTCAACGCCGCCAACCTGAACCTGGTGGCCTTTAGTAGACATGACCCGAACCTGATCCAGGGGCAGGTGTTTGCCCTTTTTGTGATGCTGATTGCCGCCGTAGAGGCTGCCGTGGCCCTGGCAATTGTGCTGCAGGCGTTCAAGTGGTTCAGGACCGCCCGTTTAGAGAACATTAACCAGTTAAAAGGCTAA
- a CDS encoding NADH-quinone oxidoreductase subunit 5 family protein, which translates to MQFLLLSPLAIQVPSTAEKLAVLGVLGFPLLSFLLLFLLGRRLPRQGDWLSVSAMALSAVAAGFLFFRVWGHTPLQAQLKWFSVPLLNGGALAFNTGIYLDNLTVAMLLLVTFISLLVQVFSMSYMHGEVLYARYFSYLSLFTTCMLALLLADNLLVLFMCWELVGFLSYLLIGFWYHRRAAAQASNKAFLINRIGDVGLLWGLLAVFLLFQTFDMQTILATAEAGGVSRDLLLLAGFGLLAGAMGKSAQFPLQVWLPDAMQGPTPVSALIHAATMVAAGVYLLARLFPLFLPEVLTTMAFVGAITAVIGALAATMQYDLKKVLAFSTISQLGYMVMGIGVGTPDAALFHLFTHAFFKASLFLNAGIIIHAVKHAWGHHSKRILFEAPIDPQDLRNMGGLRKVMPLTFLCYLVASAALVGLPFFSGFLSKDALLLASWQWALAADGELSFKMLVPLMVFATVLFTAYYMLRQIIFVFLGKARLGAPLRYFRQTARQEAPFLMLGPVLVLSGLSLWFFYAPVPWSMEGSWFLPGLTTAMERFVSLSVVDHSSWVGLAALIMVVAGGNLAWFTQRIIVKKKEGREQTGWRKLLACQFYQDDFYRRGIVFLTLKIASLAQGTDHKINYLLHGWGKGTVAFSKLTAWGDRWVVDGAVYSIGWLSRGVGWLGKNLQNGNIQSYYLFSLLGLLLLFLWLLL; encoded by the coding sequence GTGCAATTTCTCCTTCTTTCCCCCCTGGCCATTCAGGTTCCGTCTACGGCGGAAAAGCTGGCGGTGCTGGGGGTTTTGGGCTTTCCCTTACTGTCTTTCCTGCTCTTGTTTCTGCTGGGCCGCCGGCTTCCCCGCCAAGGCGATTGGCTCTCGGTATCTGCCATGGCTTTATCGGCGGTTGCCGCAGGCTTCCTTTTTTTCCGGGTTTGGGGACATACGCCTTTGCAGGCGCAATTGAAATGGTTTTCGGTGCCTTTGCTGAACGGCGGGGCGCTGGCCTTTAACACCGGTATTTACCTGGATAACCTTACCGTGGCCATGCTGTTGCTGGTCACGTTTATCTCCTTGCTGGTGCAGGTCTTCTCCATGAGCTACATGCACGGCGAGGTCTTGTATGCCCGCTATTTCTCCTACCTGAGTCTGTTCACTACCTGCATGCTGGCGCTGCTGCTGGCTGATAATCTGCTGGTGCTGTTCATGTGCTGGGAACTGGTGGGTTTTCTGTCTTACCTGCTCATTGGCTTCTGGTATCACCGCCGGGCTGCGGCCCAAGCCAGCAACAAAGCATTCCTGATCAACCGCATTGGGGACGTGGGCTTGCTTTGGGGCCTGCTGGCTGTGTTTTTATTGTTCCAGACATTTGACATGCAGACTATCCTGGCTACCGCCGAAGCGGGTGGCGTTTCACGTGATTTACTGCTTCTGGCAGGCTTTGGACTGCTCGCCGGGGCCATGGGCAAGTCGGCGCAATTCCCGTTGCAGGTCTGGCTCCCCGATGCCATGCAGGGGCCCACGCCGGTCTCGGCGCTTATTCATGCGGCGACTATGGTGGCGGCCGGGGTGTATTTATTGGCTAGACTGTTCCCGCTTTTTTTGCCCGAGGTACTCACGACCATGGCATTTGTAGGGGCCATCACCGCCGTGATAGGCGCCTTGGCGGCCACCATGCAGTATGACCTTAAAAAGGTGCTGGCCTTTTCCACCATTTCGCAGTTGGGGTACATGGTCATGGGTATTGGGGTGGGGACTCCGGATGCCGCTTTGTTTCACCTGTTCACCCACGCGTTTTTCAAGGCCTCGCTTTTCCTGAACGCAGGCATCATCATCCACGCCGTGAAGCACGCCTGGGGTCACCATAGCAAACGTATTCTCTTTGAAGCCCCCATTGACCCGCAGGACCTCCGTAACATGGGCGGCCTCCGGAAGGTCATGCCGTTGACCTTTCTCTGTTACCTGGTGGCCTCTGCCGCGTTGGTGGGCCTACCATTTTTCTCTGGCTTTCTGTCTAAAGACGCTTTGTTGCTGGCGAGCTGGCAATGGGCCTTGGCGGCGGACGGAGAGCTTTCTTTTAAGATGCTGGTGCCGCTCATGGTTTTTGCCACGGTGCTTTTTACCGCTTATTATATGCTGCGGCAGATCATTTTCGTGTTTCTGGGCAAGGCCCGGCTAGGGGCGCCCTTACGGTATTTCAGGCAGACAGCCCGCCAGGAAGCACCCTTTCTGATGCTGGGCCCTGTGCTGGTGTTAAGTGGCCTGAGCCTGTGGTTTTTTTATGCGCCGGTGCCTTGGTCTATGGAAGGGAGTTGGTTTCTGCCGGGTCTCACCACGGCCATGGAACGCTTTGTCAGCCTGTCGGTTGTGGACCATTCTTCCTGGGTTGGGCTGGCGGCCTTGATTATGGTAGTGGCGGGCGGGAATCTGGCTTGGTTTACCCAGCGCATTATTGTCAAGAAGAAAGAAGGTCGGGAGCAAACCGGGTGGCGGAAGCTGCTGGCCTGCCAATTCTACCAGGATGATTTCTATAGAAGAGGCATTGTTTTCCTGACTTTAAAGATTGCTTCCCTTGCGCAAGGTACTGACCATAAAATCAATTACCTGCTGCATGGTTGGGGCAAGGGGACGGTGGCGTTTTCCAAACTCACCGCCTGGGGCGATAGATGGGTGGTAGACGGGGCGGTGTATTCAATCGGTTGGTTGTCAAGGGGCGTGGGCTGGCTGGGCAAAAACCTCCAAAATGGAAACATTCAATCTTATTACCTATTTTCGCTGCTGGGCCTGCTGCTGTTGTTTCTCTGGCTGTTGCTGTAG
- a CDS encoding complex I subunit 4 family protein — MNYLLSSLIFVPLVAALVLLCLPARMHRLLKSVALSATVVELLLSLLLFASFEGTVSSDLGQTYQFQEKLPWVSMSLGGLGKLKIYYFLGVDGLNVALVLLTGIIAVIGMVSSWSIHQRVKGYLSLYLLLLGCIMGCFVALDLFLFYLFFEFMLLPMYFLIGMWGGKRREYAAIKFFLYTLLGSVLILVAFIALYASVMDPTATATQLGFSGATGVQQVQALLAQGQLTSAQVVHAFNIPDMLQPANFIPGTVLHLTSGVTFLGYPARAVAFLLLFLGFLIKLPGVPLHTWLPDAHVEAPTPISVLLASILLKVGGYGLFRIAFPVFPEQAVEFSWFIALLGIISIIYAALCALAMADLKKLIAYSSVSHMGFVLLGLAALTPEGWNGALYQLFSHGLISAMLFLIAGVIYDRMHDRNIEHFRGLAMVAPVFTVFVVMAFFASLGLPGFSGFIAELLVLLGAFGSQAGGGLLPKWMAMAATGGLVLAAAYYLWTLQRMFFGRFWVTPGLPTSFPDLTAREILMLLPLALLVLAFGLFPALLLDKSGATVAEYLRLILLVTGGGTSMVAP, encoded by the coding sequence ATGAATTACCTGTTAAGCAGTCTCATCTTCGTTCCGTTGGTTGCCGCCCTGGTGCTGCTGTGCCTGCCTGCGCGCATGCACCGGCTGCTGAAGTCCGTGGCCTTAAGTGCAACGGTGGTAGAATTGCTGCTTTCCCTGTTACTGTTCGCCTCTTTTGAGGGAACGGTTTCTTCAGACCTCGGACAGACCTACCAGTTCCAGGAGAAACTACCCTGGGTCTCTATGTCTCTGGGTGGCTTGGGCAAACTCAAGATTTATTATTTTCTAGGGGTAGACGGGTTGAACGTAGCGCTGGTGCTGCTCACGGGCATTATTGCGGTCATTGGCATGGTTTCCTCTTGGAGCATCCACCAACGGGTGAAAGGCTATTTGAGCCTGTACCTGTTGCTGCTGGGCTGCATTATGGGCTGTTTTGTGGCCTTGGATCTGTTCCTCTTTTACCTTTTCTTTGAATTCATGCTGCTGCCCATGTATTTCCTGATAGGGATGTGGGGCGGCAAGCGGCGCGAATACGCAGCCATCAAGTTCTTTCTATACACCCTGCTGGGCTCGGTGCTCATTCTGGTAGCCTTCATTGCACTTTATGCTTCCGTGATGGACCCGACCGCCACTGCCACACAACTAGGTTTCTCTGGCGCTACCGGCGTGCAACAGGTGCAGGCATTATTAGCTCAAGGACAGTTGACTTCTGCCCAGGTGGTGCATGCCTTCAATATCCCGGATATGCTGCAACCCGCCAACTTCATTCCGGGTACCGTCTTGCACCTTACCTCTGGCGTCACATTCCTGGGGTATCCGGCCCGGGCAGTGGCGTTTCTGCTCTTGTTTTTAGGATTCCTTATAAAACTGCCGGGCGTGCCCCTGCATACCTGGCTCCCCGATGCCCATGTAGAGGCTCCTACGCCCATCTCAGTTCTGCTGGCTAGTATCTTGCTGAAGGTAGGAGGCTACGGCCTATTCCGGATTGCCTTTCCAGTGTTTCCCGAGCAGGCAGTGGAGTTTTCGTGGTTCATTGCTCTTTTAGGCATCATCTCTATTATTTATGCCGCCCTTTGCGCCCTGGCCATGGCTGATCTGAAAAAGCTGATTGCCTATTCCTCGGTTTCACACATGGGTTTTGTGTTGTTAGGGCTGGCTGCGCTCACGCCAGAAGGTTGGAACGGGGCCCTGTACCAGCTGTTTAGCCATGGCCTGATTTCGGCGATGCTGTTCCTGATTGCCGGCGTGATTTATGACCGCATGCATGACCGCAACATTGAGCATTTCAGGGGCCTGGCCATGGTGGCGCCTGTGTTCACGGTTTTTGTGGTGATGGCCTTCTTTGCCTCTTTGGGCCTGCCGGGCTTCTCCGGGTTTATTGCCGAACTGCTGGTGCTGCTAGGAGCCTTCGGGTCGCAGGCCGGGGGCGGATTATTGCCGAAATGGATGGCCATGGCGGCCACGGGTGGCTTGGTACTGGCCGCGGCCTATTATCTCTGGACCCTGCAACGCATGTTCTTCGGGCGATTCTGGGTCACGCCAGGACTGCCTACTTCTTTCCCGGATCTGACGGCCCGCGAGATTCTGATGCTGCTGCCACTGGCGTTGCTTGTCCTGGCCTTTGGCTTGTTCCCGGCACTGTTGCTGGATAAATCTGGTGCCACCGTGGCCGAATACCTACGGCTGATTCTGCTGGTGACAGGTGGAGGTACCTCAATGGTGGCCCCATGA
- a CDS encoding NADH-quinone oxidoreductase subunit N, translated as MMLAISSTQPAAIRESILQTVMGLQALVPEIILLAGFLLVLFLDLLPFPRLRRALSGFTFVLFLACLVWQTMQVMGQVSLVKGYLFQNMVWQDGLALAGGVFFSASALLSMLVLWTRSNLAAERNPTASEFYAVLLAVVLGLNLLLRSANLLMLFLSLELVSVGSYLLVFLWRNSARKTEAGLKYILYGMFASGLMLYGISFLYGLSGTLQFLEPGFWQALSTKPPLILTVAWGLVVAGLLFKLAGFPFQFWAPDVYEAAPTGVVAFFSTAPKLAAALVLLRVLQPQAKMLLTVNPSLLVLLQFITGLTLVLGTFTAIWQKNVKRLMAYSSVAHAGFLLMLLISGQPEAGGNVLFYATALLFGNMGFFLVIRVLEKAVGSVEMEDWSGVGRQYPWLGVVAAVFLLSLIGLPPTVGFMAKLLLFTQLWQAYEVTGNVVWMVLLLAGLLLTVVSLFYYVRVLFFLFFKRNESTQKLVFPVAGYVFLPLLCVPVLLFFFKADWLQRAIEHVLSL; from the coding sequence ATGATGCTGGCTATTTCTTCTACCCAACCAGCTGCCATCAGGGAAAGCATTCTCCAGACGGTAATGGGGCTTCAGGCTTTGGTGCCTGAAATAATCCTGCTGGCGGGCTTTCTTCTAGTTCTTTTCTTGGATTTGCTCCCTTTCCCAAGGCTTCGCCGAGCTCTCTCCGGTTTTACTTTTGTATTGTTTTTGGCTTGCCTGGTGTGGCAGACCATGCAGGTAATGGGACAGGTGTCTCTTGTAAAGGGCTACTTGTTTCAAAACATGGTTTGGCAGGACGGGCTGGCCCTGGCTGGCGGGGTCTTTTTTAGTGCCTCGGCGCTGTTGTCTATGCTGGTACTCTGGACCAGATCCAACCTGGCGGCTGAGCGAAATCCTACCGCTTCTGAGTTTTATGCTGTCTTGCTAGCGGTGGTGCTGGGTCTGAACCTGCTGCTACGCTCGGCTAATCTGCTTATGCTTTTCCTGTCACTGGAGCTAGTTTCTGTGGGTTCTTACCTGCTGGTATTCTTGTGGCGGAACAGTGCCCGCAAAACCGAAGCGGGCCTCAAATACATTCTGTACGGGATGTTCGCCTCGGGGCTGATGCTGTACGGTATTTCCTTTTTATACGGCCTGAGCGGGACCCTTCAGTTTCTGGAGCCGGGTTTCTGGCAAGCCTTAAGTACAAAGCCACCGCTTATTTTGACGGTGGCCTGGGGACTAGTGGTGGCCGGCTTGCTCTTTAAATTGGCGGGTTTCCCGTTCCAGTTCTGGGCACCCGATGTCTATGAAGCTGCGCCCACCGGGGTAGTGGCCTTTTTCTCCACTGCCCCAAAATTGGCCGCGGCATTAGTGCTGTTACGAGTACTGCAACCTCAGGCAAAGATGCTGCTTACCGTTAATCCCTCACTGCTAGTATTGCTGCAATTCATAACCGGGCTAACCCTCGTTTTGGGCACGTTTACCGCCATTTGGCAAAAAAACGTGAAGCGGCTGATGGCCTATTCCTCGGTGGCGCACGCCGGGTTCCTATTGATGCTGCTTATCTCGGGGCAGCCAGAAGCGGGCGGGAATGTTTTGTTTTACGCCACGGCCTTGCTGTTCGGTAACATGGGATTCTTTCTGGTGATTAGGGTATTAGAGAAAGCGGTGGGCTCTGTGGAGATGGAAGACTGGAGTGGGGTAGGGCGGCAATATCCCTGGCTGGGCGTGGTAGCGGCCGTGTTTCTGCTGAGTTTAATCGGCTTGCCGCCCACGGTGGGTTTTATGGCCAAGCTGTTGCTCTTTACCCAACTGTGGCAGGCCTATGAAGTAACGGGCAATGTGGTCTGGATGGTACTTTTACTAGCAGGATTATTACTGACCGTTGTATCGTTGTTTTACTATGTACGGGTTCTGTTCTTTCTCTTCTTCAAAAGGAATGAAAGCACGCAGAAATTGGTTTTTCCTGTAGCGGGTTACGTGTTTTTACCCTTACTTTGCGTGCCTGTTCTGCTTTTCTTCTTTAAGGCAGACTGGTTGCAGAGAGCCATTGAACACGTGCTTTCGCTTTAA
- a CDS encoding amidophosphoribosyltransferase, with protein MSDAIKHECGIALVRLRKPLEYYAQKYGTPMYGVQKMYLLMEKQHNRGQDGAGFASIKINATPGTEYIARYRSVKTKAIDAIFGKISEKYGKLKRKNPENAKNIEWLRQNLPFLGDVYLGHLRYGTHGENSVDNCHPMVRENNWRNRSLAVAGNFNMTNVDELFHVLTELGQHPRQKIDTVTVLEKIGHFLDEENQRLFDYFKPDHDNEQITALIEENLDLNRVLRRACKDFDGGYAMVGLTGYGAAFVVRDPSGIRPAYYYMDDEVIVVASEKPAIKTAFGIEYDQIKEVTPGHALIIQKNGEASEGEVIPALEKKSCSFERIYFSRGNDPEIYQERKMMGKLLSTKVLEAVDYDLENTVFSYIPNTAETSFMGMMEGVEDYLRAYRHKAISEANGDIEKLETILSFRPRMEKLVIKDAKLRTFITDNDSRDDLVAHVYDTTYEVVKKGVDTVVVIDDSIVRGTTLEKSIIKMLDRLDPKKIIIVSCAPQIRYPDCYGIDMSKMKEFVAFRAMMGLLKDHKKEELAREVYQKCKEALNSGAAKEKNFVQELYDQFTPEEISDKVAQIVKAANVRAEVQVIFQTIEGLHEACPNHTGDWYFTGNYPTPGGMRVVNRAFVNFMENKEGRAY; from the coding sequence ATGAGTGATGCGATAAAACACGAGTGCGGTATTGCCCTGGTCCGCCTTCGCAAACCCTTAGAATACTACGCCCAGAAATACGGCACCCCCATGTACGGCGTACAGAAAATGTACCTGCTCATGGAGAAGCAACATAACCGCGGGCAAGACGGCGCCGGTTTTGCCAGCATTAAGATCAACGCCACCCCCGGCACCGAGTACATTGCGCGGTACCGGTCCGTAAAAACCAAAGCGATTGACGCCATTTTCGGGAAAATAAGCGAGAAATACGGCAAGCTCAAGCGAAAGAACCCAGAGAACGCAAAGAATATTGAATGGCTCAGACAGAATCTCCCTTTTTTGGGCGATGTGTATCTGGGCCATTTGCGTTATGGTACCCACGGCGAGAACAGCGTAGACAATTGCCACCCCATGGTGCGCGAGAACAACTGGCGTAACCGCAGCCTGGCCGTGGCCGGAAACTTCAACATGACCAACGTGGACGAACTGTTCCATGTGCTTACTGAGCTGGGCCAGCACCCGCGTCAGAAAATAGATACCGTTACCGTTCTGGAGAAAATTGGCCACTTCCTGGATGAGGAAAACCAGCGCCTCTTTGACTACTTCAAGCCCGACCATGACAATGAACAGATAACGGCCCTTATTGAGGAGAACCTGGATCTGAACCGCGTGCTCCGGAGGGCCTGCAAAGATTTTGATGGCGGCTACGCCATGGTGGGCCTTACGGGCTATGGCGCGGCCTTTGTGGTGCGTGACCCATCGGGCATCAGGCCGGCCTATTATTACATGGATGATGAGGTGATTGTGGTGGCGTCTGAGAAACCGGCCATCAAAACCGCCTTCGGGATTGAGTACGACCAGATCAAGGAGGTTACCCCGGGCCATGCGCTGATCATCCAAAAGAACGGCGAGGCCTCTGAAGGCGAGGTGATTCCGGCGCTGGAGAAGAAGTCCTGCAGTTTTGAGCGTATCTATTTCTCCCGCGGCAATGATCCCGAGATTTACCAGGAACGTAAGATGATGGGCAAGCTGTTGAGCACCAAAGTGCTGGAAGCAGTAGACTATGATCTGGAGAATACCGTGTTCTCTTACATTCCCAATACCGCTGAAACCAGCTTCATGGGCATGATGGAAGGGGTTGAAGACTACCTGCGCGCTTACCGCCATAAAGCTATTTCTGAAGCCAACGGTGACATAGAGAAGCTGGAGACCATTCTCTCGTTTAGGCCCAGAATGGAAAAATTGGTCATTAAAGACGCCAAACTCCGCACCTTCATTACCGACAATGATTCGCGCGATGACCTGGTGGCCCACGTGTATGACACTACCTATGAGGTGGTGAAAAAAGGCGTGGACACGGTGGTGGTGATTGACGACTCCATTGTGCGCGGCACCACCCTGGAAAAAAGCATTATTAAGATGCTGGACCGCCTGGACCCGAAGAAAATCATTATTGTCTCCTGCGCCCCCCAGATCCGCTACCCAGACTGCTACGGCATTGACATGTCTAAAATGAAAGAGTTTGTGGCCTTTAGAGCGATGATGGGACTGTTGAAAGACCATAAAAAGGAAGAACTGGCCCGCGAGGTGTACCAGAAATGCAAGGAAGCCCTGAACTCTGGTGCTGCCAAAGAGAAGAACTTTGTGCAAGAACTCTATGACCAGTTCACGCCCGAGGAAATAAGCGATAAAGTGGCCCAGATAGTGAAGGCCGCCAACGTGCGCGCCGAGGTTCAGGTGATTTTC